From the genome of Lytechinus pictus isolate F3 Inbred chromosome 4, Lp3.0, whole genome shotgun sequence:
AGTTGTATTGAATTCATTATTAAAAATTGGATCAAATTACACTTTGTCTTGAAATGTGTGTAGTTTTGTggtttattacaattttttgccGAATCATCATAGAAAATTGGTTTGCGATTCCCGGGAATGGAAATATcttttaattattatattaaaGAATATATACTATTCTCCCCTCAATCGATTTTGTGCTCTAATTTGCACTAACTTTAGAATGAAGATTATAAGAATTTAGGattcaaaatatgtatattggAGTATAGGGCCAATATATAAATATCTCTCAAATATTCCAATTGATTACtgagaaaattttatttttatcacgaAACACACATTTTCAATCCAATACTAGAATTATTCCATTCTAATTTTGATTTAATCCATTCAATTTATACAATATAATGctataaatgggggggggggggggtacagggAGCAAGCGCATAAATCGCACCTCATCCGTCATACTGTCTTTTTACTTGTTCATCATAACtaaactttaatttttttttaattcccctTCCCCTGAATTATATGCAATTCCTgttcagttcaatttatttatctCACTTGCTTTCAAGGTTTCTTCAAATGAATCATTGACACTTGCCATATTTCTTCCCCTTTATTGCGCCACTGATGTTTTGTATAATATGCCTTGGGATTGagtcaaaataaaatgaatcatACTGAGCATGTCAAATAAATCTATATATATCTCATTCAATTTCGTAGGTGAAATTCCCACCGACAAAATTCTCCTGGCCATCCGAGCCTGATGCTTTATATACCCTAGTGATGATTGACCCGGATGCTCCATCGAGAGAGGATAGGTCAGTGGGAGAGGTCATTCATTGGTTAGTTATCAACATACCAGGATGTGAGGTCAGTCAAGGTCAAGTTCACGCGGAGCACATTGGCTCAGGACCCCGAGAAGGATCAGGTAGGAACCTAAAATTAATTTGTGTCTTAGACGTAAACCTCATTTAATCGTATGAGATATAATTCATGATCACCACTATCTCGTTTGTCACGTTCGTCACCCTCGTAGCATCATCACCATTTAAAAGTTATCTTCgtcttcatcttcattatcatcattatcatcatcgtcatcatcatcatccttatcatcatcaatgtcgtcgtcgtcatcatcatcatcaccatcttcctCATCGTCGTCCTCATCATTAGTAATCTTCATATCAAGCAGCATTATATTACCATCTTTATCTAGAAAACGTAAAGACagtcatcgtcaccaccatctTTTTCGTCatcttcataattattatcctcCTCGTCATCCACATCACCACCGTTgccatcaatatcataatcattgtcatcatcatcatcatcatcatcatagtcatcctTGTCTTCGTCGTCATTATCATGAGTAATCTTTAAAGCAAGTagcattatcatcaccatcctcactatcatcatcatcatcatcatcatcaccaccaccaccacaagaCCATTACTGTCCCTGAATATcactatttgaaaaaaaataatcatctttaattcacctttttttaaaccaaactattatgatattttattgtCTATATGTTACAGGTCTCCATCGGTACGTTTTTCTGGTCTACCGCCAGTCAGGTCTCCTGACCCCACCCTCGGGAGAGGATGCTTACAGACCCCGCAACAGCGAGAGGAGAATCAGGTGGAGAGCTATACGTTTCGCTTCGCAACACGATCTAGGGGACCCTGTTGCTGGTAACTTTTATCTGGCCAAATACGACGATTATGTGCCAACATTTTACAAAGAACTGCATGCGAATGATCCCGATCACGCTGATTAagtaccaggggcccgttgcataaaacttttgccataaaaaaactctggcaaacaaaataatgccaTTGAAAAATACCCATACCCTTCCGCTCTCAGCCCCTTTCTCCTTCTGactttccccctctcccttcgCCGCTcctctcctcccccccccctcaccacaatatctccctttctctctccgtCACTGTACATCTGTTCTTTTTTTACTACCCCCTCTTCCTACTCTCTGTTTCCCCGTCCATCCCATTGCCTCCCTCCCCTTCCCGACCCCCTTTCCCTTCACCTATCCCCCTACTCATCACAGTCAGAATTTCACTCGTACCTCTTTATCAATGCTATCACCCATCTTCAGTAGATGTAGATGTATTATTCCATATCAACCATAACAATTCTACTCGGTGAATTCTaatatcattcatcatcatccctatgttaataaaattatcatcaatattcatctgCAGTAGATGTAAATGTATAATTCGATTGTAGCCAATTTCATCAATGCCTGTTCAGTGTATGATATTCACATTCATAATCATTAAAGCCATCATgatcattaatatcatcacaATCTTCATAATCCccttgttattttattttttattttgatcaaaatcttCAGTAGATGTAGTTGTATTATTCAAAACAGCTAAGATAACAATGCTATAGTCAGTGAATTTCTGTGTCATTCATGATCACAATCAACACCACGTTgataaaattatcatttttatcaacatcatcagcatcaccatcatgatcaccatcatcacaatcaccactactaccaccagaCCAACAAAATCAtcgccaccatcaccaccataatcaccatcaccaccacccccaccacTGGAACCACCACCATACATTTTTGctcttatcaccattatcacatTCACATTTTACCCATGATTTGCATAAGCATGAGATGACAGCTGATTAATTTGGTTGATaaaatttatgatatattttaaagaaataatgctGATCAAACATACATCACACAGGAGAGTTGACATACATAATTTCATATTGGCCCAAATGCAATAATGGATATCTTTATTGTTATGGGAGTACATGTTCATATTAAGACAGTTGTGAGCAATATAACCAGCTTTTATGAACATTGCactaaacatgatatagatttTCATATCAAGATGTTAATATCTAGTAATACTCTTTAAAGGTGCAATAAACAGATCAAATTTAATGCCAAGTCTACCCCAAACAACATGatttaaacattgaaatttcatcagaattatAATTTTAAGTAGGAAGAttaaagcattttgaaattcatataaaaaatagaagCACTCACAGCAAGAGAGGTATTGAGGATCCAATGATGTACATTTTacaattcttcttttttttgggacAAAATTCATCTTAtcttgctacatgtatgtatcaacTTTACTTTCTTTGTTTAACAGGAAAGATTTAATTCTGATTGTTATTAATTACAGAATTTATCCATAATCTACTTAAAATATAGTTATCAAAACATtaatacaaatgaataatttgtttatgataaaataaagaaatttcattAGCTTTGGATATTTGGAAACAtgatacattttaattttgtattcaatGCATTTTCTTTTACTATTTACTCTTGGTGTACAAATCAACATCATTAACATTAAATTTTAATATCACCTAGATTCTAATTTATATACCCTCCTTGACTTAATTcgattttgaataaatcatttatataatcaatataatttgtAGCACATTCAAAAGTAAAGCACAATTTGAGAGTGCTGTTTTAGTGTACCAAGGAAACGAATTCCACCAAAGTAGCAATAAAATAGGTCATCTCACATCACATTCCTTGCACAGTCAACAAAAAGATGTGAGAATGTGATATATATGTTCCATTGTATGTAAAAGTATACAATATTCTGCAAAATGTTGGTAAATAAAATGCTCAACTGTGAACCCTCAAGTTTGTCTGTTTCTTCGTTTGTTTTTTATCTATGAACAATTTCTAATAAACAGAACGAGACCGCTACATAATCTGCTTTTCAATGTCAATGAGGTGAACTTTAAACATCAAcaaatcccgggggggccacttctaTTGACGAGTGGacaccatgcgcgaccatggggtctcgaaaacaccctaaacacgtattttccatattctgaaaatacaccccttaacaagtattggtgtgtgaaaccctacccttaacaagtattggaaacaaaacgatactcttggcaagtagtccctgaaatgaacccctaaacaagtacagcgatattttattgttatatgtcacggatccgtcggttttacctttacacatggcgcaaatcggactcgtaatgtttggggcaaaaaggacatcctttataaaacattttaattttgttttatcatccccgctgaccctaaacacgtagctttcctagcgaaatagatacccttttttcattatttttgtgtttttgacacccttatcacgttacatacgtaacgtgccctatcttgaaaaagacatcctttttacgtgtttttttggtcgcgcatggtatccactcgtcaacgtaagtggtcccccccccccccctgggagcAAATTCAATGGAAATGTGCTTAAAGACAATCAAGACTCCTATTTGGATTTCCATATTTTCTCAGTTTTAGGGATCAATAGCATGATGATCAAATACAAAATTTGCCAATAGTGCTTGTTTAACCAGAAAGTATTATTTAACCATGACTAAAAATGTTAAGCATCTGAAATGACAAATAAGCTGGAGGGGCAGGCTGTTTGGTTTCTACTGGCCATTTCCAAATCCTTCTGGCACAGTATGAGGCcggaaattatattaaaaagaatGATCTCAGGGAGCGTTTCACGAAAGATTTCTCAGAAATTTCATCCGACAAGACTGTTTTATCAGATAGTTATCTTAGTAAcaatgcttctcagccaatcatgaTCAAGGAAAGTTGACAGATCTGACAAACTTTCAgatacaaaatgttgatgaaatgccctCAGGttactttctctctctttcgaTCCTTCCAAACGCCATTTAACTATGGGAAGAAACTTGACACAAGTGATCCATGTTGTACTTGGACAATCGACCATCATGTTCGAGTAAGAAAGACACACGCAATATGAGCATCTTTCAGCAGTGTATAGTGTCAGCACGTGTAACAACCATAACGATAATAACTCTTTCTCCTCCGGCCTTCTGGATCCTTCCAATTATCATTTTACTGGAGGAAGAAACTTGCCGTAattgatccacagtgtgcttgGGCACTTGACAACCTGAACAATAAGAAGAGGAACGAGAAAGAAAGGAGTTACAGAGAACCaatgaaggaagaaataataagTAACAAATGGAAGTGATCTGCAAAGGGAATgtgagaaaataaagaatgccAGAGAATATGTGGATTACAGAGTTAGTGAAGAAGTggtactccccccccccccccccaattttttagATTCGGTATTACATCTCCATATCTCTAgagaccgtttcataaagatgtttgaAAGTTATGCATAACTTTATACATGACTGGTAAACCTTTCTTGACTATCATATGATCAGCAGGTGTAATTCATTATGAATGTTGATCTTTGAATACTGGATGACTTACAAATATAAagatatatttacaaaatgagaaaataaaagtgGTTGAATTCAGCGATCCTTACCTTGGTGTCAGTGTGGTCCATGACTGCATCTAACGTCAGAGGGAGCGGCTGGGGCGGTTCAGGAGTGACAGGCATGTTCCTCCTACAAAGAAAACGCCAAAATAATGGTATTTACTCAGAAAATATTACATGGGGGCTCAGGGCTAATTCACCCAAAAGGCCCCTAAGAGTCCTGAAAAACTACAGAAGAGCCCCCTGAAAATTGCCATAGGGTCAAACATAAACTTAAGAAAATGTAGCCAATTTTAACTGGTGAGCTCAAAAAGTAGCCACTGAgagtttttttaattaacttttTGCCCTTGTACATTGAACTATAGATGAATATAATAATtgtatctttttcttttttgttttggtctatgGAAACATCCTTTGAAAATGAAGATTAACTTTACACAATGGACTTTAAACtcagcaatattttcaatcttcaaaTAAGGCATAATAAAGAACCCTgaatatttcaatgaaaatgcaCTATACCAGTCAAATCTCAAGTAAgaaaaatttattcaaattcttaCTAACCACCACCTCCCCTGAAAAAAGAAATCCATTTACAGATCTTGCACTACCGAAAATGACACAATAAATTGCTCAATATGTGTTCATGAATATGCACTATATCAGTCAACTCTCAAATGTTTCAATCAGACTTGTGCAAA
Proteins encoded in this window:
- the LOC129258469 gene encoding protein D3-like, translating into MEVHEIIPDVIDVVPEHVAEIVWSDDVKANMGNELSPTQVKFPPTKFSWPSEPDALYTLVMIDPDAPSREDRSVGEVIHWLVINIPGCEVSQGQVHAEHIGSGPREGSGLHRYVFLVYRQSGLLTPPSGEDAYRPRNSERRIRWRAIRFASQHDLGDPVAGNFYLAKYDDYVPTFYKELHANDPDHAD